A genomic window from Vigna radiata var. radiata cultivar VC1973A chromosome 2, Vradiata_ver6, whole genome shotgun sequence includes:
- the LOC106776232 gene encoding translocon-associated protein subunit alpha, with protein sequence MASIHKFLLFSLALLLFASPFLQVARCQSDSDDAVDNIEESSDIGIVGDDAQDFGDGTFSSAPGIDTISVFPKNSARLITAGEESELLVGVKNDGDSSLNVIAIRASIHLPFDHRLLVQNLTTQGFNNGSVPASAQATFPYLFAVSKYMQPGNFDLVGTIIYEIDDHPFRSIFFNGTVEVAEAGGFLSMESVFLVTLGAALLVLLGLWIHGQIQHLSKKTKRAPKVEVGTRSTDASTDEWLQGTAFTQSLSSKSKKKK encoded by the exons ATGGCCTCCATCCACAAATTTTTGCTTTTCTCTCTCGCCCTTCTCCTCTTCGCTTCTCCTTTTCTCCAAG ttgCTAGGTGTCAGTCAGACTCCGATGATGCAGTGGATAACATTGAAGAATCAAGTGATATTGGCATTGTTGGTGATGATGCCCAAGACTTTGGTGATGGGACCTTCTCTTCCGCTCCAGGAATTGATACAATAAGTGTATTTCCAAAAAACAGCGCACGAT TGATAACAGCTGGAGAAGAGTCTGAGCTGCTTGTTGGTGTTAAAAATGATg GGGATTCAAGCTTGAATGTTATTGCAATCAGGGCTAGTATTCACCTTCCTTTTGATCACCGTCTGCTGGTTCAAAATCTTACTACCCAG GGTTTCAATAATGGTTCTGTACCAGCCTCGGCACAGGCTACTTTCCCATATCTATTTGCAGTCAGTAAGTACATGCAG CCTGGAAATTTTGATCTTGTGGGCACTATTATTTATGAGATAGATGATCATCCATTCCGAAGCATCTTCTTTAATGGCACTGTTGAAGTTGCCGAAGCTGGTGGTTTTCTTAGCATGGAGTCTGTTTTTCTTGTTACACTGGGGGCTGCTCTCCTTGTCCTCCTGGGGCTATGGATTCATGGCCAAATACAACACCTTTCTAAG AAAACCAAGAGGGCTCCAAAAGTTGAAGTGGGAACAAGGTCTACAGATGCTTCAACTGATGAATGGCTACAG GGAACTGCATTTACCCAATCTCTGTCGAGCAagtcaaagaagaagaagtag
- the LOC106775906 gene encoding transcription factor bHLH121, protein MDCTSARRTQKADREKLRRDRLNEQFVALVNILDPDRPKNDKATVIDDTIQLLHDLTSQVSKLKDEYGALNEESCELAREKNDLREEKASLQSDIEKLNCQYQQQLRTVSPWTAMDHSVMVVPPSYPYPVPMPIPPSPIAMQPYPFYANQHSAIIPNPCPTYVPYLVPNTLVEQQSIQHIAPPLHPGFQSHMSGKQESRNKCKESMVDKHEDSNDVTADQTSGFSADQDLSSGQIKSSELSRRQSSCTEVSSLGRCSSSRSVEESSSSSVVHQHKG, encoded by the exons ATGGATTGTACATCTGCAAGAAGGACACAAAAGGCTGACCGAGAAAAGCTGAGGAGGGATCGACTCAATGAACAATTTGTAGCGCTGGTCAACATTTTAG ATCCTGATAGGCCCAAAAATGACAAAGCAACCGTTATAGATGATACCATTCAATTGCTACACGACCTTACTTCTCAAGTTAGTAAACTTAAAGATGAATATGGTGCACTAAATGAAGAATCTTGTGAG ttGGCTCGCGAGAAAAATGATCTCAGAGAAGAAAAGGCTTCTCTTCAATCAGATATTGAGAAGTTGAATTGTCAGTATCAGCAACAGCTCAGGACTGTGTCTCCATGGACTGCAATGGATCATTCAGTAATGGTAGTTCCACCATCATATCCATATCCAGTGCCAATGCCAATACCTCCTTCTCCAATTGCTATGCAGCCATACCCCTTCTATGCTAATCAACATTCTGCTATTATCCCTAACCCTTGTCCAACATATGTTCCTTATTTAGTCCCTAATACCCTTGTTGAACAGCAATCCATCCAGCACATAGCCCCACCTCTTCATCCAGGTTTCCAGTCCCACATGTCTGGTAAACAAGAGTCCAGAAACAAATGCAAGGAGAGCATGGTTGATAAACATGAGGATTCAAATGATGTCACTGCAGACCAGACTTCCGGGTTTTCTGCAGACCAG GATTTGTCATCTGGGCAAATAAAGTCTAGCGAGTTGTCAAGGAGGCAAAGCAGTTGCACTGAAGTGAGTTCTTTAGGTAGGTGCTCATCATCTAGGAGCGTTGAGGAGAGTTCATCAAGTAGTGTAGTTCACCAGCACAAAGGATAA
- the LOC106756585 gene encoding putative ER lumen protein-retaining receptor C28H8.4, with amino-acid sequence MRPQRTSIYAVTSWVRRQPPKVKAFLAVVSGMAALVLLRFIVHDHDNLFVAAEAVHSLGISVLIYKLTKEKTCAGLSLKSQELTAIFLAVRLYCSFVMEYDIHTILDFATFITTLWVIYMIRFKLKASYMEEKDNFAIYYVVVPCAVLALLIHPSTSHHLINRISWAFCVYLEAVSVLPQLRVMQNTKIVEPFTAHYVFALGVARFLSCAHWVLQVLDSRGHLLVALGYGLWPSMVLISEIVQTFILADFCYYYVKSVFGGQLVLRLPSGVV; translated from the exons ATGAGACCTCAGCGAACGTCGATCTACGCCGTCACATCATGGGTGAGGCGACAACCCCCAAAGGTAAAGGCTTTTCTCGCCGTCGTTTCCGGTATGGCGGCTCTCGTCCTCCTCCGCTTCATCGTCCACGATCACGACAATCTCTTTGTTGCTGCCGAGGCTGTCCACTCTCTGGGAATTTCCGTCCTCATCTATAAGCTCACGAAGGAGAAGACTTGTGCTG GGTTATCGCTCAAATCCCAAGAATTAACAGCTATATTTTTAGCTGTTAGGCTTTACTGCAGTTTTGTCATGGAATATGATATCCACACCATACTTGATTTCGCTACTTTCATAACAACACTGTGGGTTATATATATGATTCGTTTTAAGCTGAAGGCTAGTTACATGGAGGAGAAGGATAACTTTGCAATATACTATGTG GTGGTCCCCTGTGCTGTGTTAGCATTGCTTATTCATCCATCAACTTCTCATCATTTAATAAACAGGATTTCCTGGGCATTCTGCGTATATCTGGAAGCTGTCTCAGTCCTGCCCCAGCTGCGGGTCATGCAGAACACCAAG ATTGTTGAGCCATTCACAGCCCATTACGTATTTGCACTGGGTGTCGCAAGATTCTTGAGCTGTGCACATTGGGTTCTTCAG GTATTAGATAGCCGTGGGCATTTGTTGGTAGCCTTGGGGTATGGTTTATGGCCATCAATGGTTCTTATCTCAGAAATTGTCCAGACCTTCATCCTGGCAGATTTCTGTTACTATTATGTCAAAAG TGTTTTCGGGGGACAGCTTGTTCTACGTCTTCCCTCTGGAGTGGTGTGA
- the LOC106755890 gene encoding uncharacterized protein LOC106755890: MAYGRSRTSSVLDGFTLNPLPYPVLLILALIFLFFAISWYFSYEEVVETAEEQFGWVLFATPVVLILIVRWLSSMENSEWFSASLPWESRRRTHQGPSEGSSPWGVAALILVLLIMAQYQSNFLNSWFV; this comes from the coding sequence ATGGCTTATGGCAGAAGCAGAACCTCCTCTGTTTTGGATGGGTTCACTCTGAATCCCCTGCCATATCCTGTTCTGTTAATCTTAGCActcatcttcctcttctttgcCATTTCATGGTACTTTTCCTATGAAGAAGTTGTTGAAACTGCTGAAGAACAATTTGGTTGGGTACTATTTGCTACCCCAGTGGTGCTAATACTAATAGTTCGTTGGTTATCTTCTATGGAGAATTCAGAGTGGTTCTCTGCTTCGTTACCTTGGGAGAGTCGCAGGAGAACCCACCAAGGCCCTTCAGAAGGAAGCTCTCCATGGGGTGTGGCTGCTTTGATCCTGGTGCTGCTCATAATGGCTCAATACCAATCAAACTTTCTTAATAGCTGGTTTGtgtga